The proteins below are encoded in one region of Fibrella aestuarina BUZ 2:
- a CDS encoding phage tail tape measure protein, which translates to MANQQERAVIDLVINGEQAKASLKQIKAEAIDARKEFNRMAEADDPAAYAKKAEQVKLLESAARSMGDRLKETASGWQTFLKEGGTILAGVAGGNIATWGLETLVGLIPMAIDKSVKLRDQFADIAKTTGMADSEIQALNKDLKDINTRTPTKELRDMAAVGGQFGVAKEQISGFVKATDIANVALGDQFENAEAVATEMTGLRNVLGDIKTDDVGTDMLHIANTINALESAGAATAPVLADMTSRIGGVAVPLGLTSAQVLGLSATLQELNVTSERGSTAVVDILNGMAKAPDAFAKYARAADGTTLSTKEFAHLVNTDMMGALRAVIKGFGEGDATATGMAHKLDEMGMNGNGVMEVFMKLASNTDMLDKRIGLAQDTILSTDSVMGEFNKKNYDLAVNLKKLSEWFGGLLSKSGLPGFAEWLVTAATKVLGLTSASESSMKAFESQRDSIKSLQKDTEPLLKRHDELKAKTKLTTTEQQELDKIIKAVAGSIPQAVTQFDAMGNAMAISTEKAREYVKQQKEVLKYTNRQAIADTDEELTNARSGLQFLINKRKAGKEVVVSKGNSGSVQERVYTTAELQQLDADIAAKNKAIADLETRRSGLSGDYLEEKESTRRRNERRQRVDLLPSAKSAPTEDTYTESDHERKEREKREKKSQREARTVQKEQETYEKLVEDALERQAKGRDKTFEREQLQFGEHYAKLLKMAGSNKERQAEVQQLMSDELTQIQQREIDRKEKLEEQKAEKERIKQEKQLREQRESDKRSYDLVMGGVDQEHEGRQGKLGLTPDGKINAAQDLRLLELQEEETYLNAKLLVQQAYSQESADTEAALTENHNRQVWLRAQAEKDASDAMREAQWAVNEARREAMSQGLSVLQSFLGQHTVAYKAMVVAMKAFAIAEIIVNTQREISQMWTNRPPYYWLLPDQGASILTAQTVAAKVRAGVGIGTIAAQGVQELAAPGTALAKKDDGGFTGIADLYGDPSGFYSQPTRVNAGRRSYIVGERRREFIMGGAMLENPVFANLALALDAVQRRGDYAPFGQIMGEQARAATSAPAGPDYGPQLLAMNGQLNQLRADMTGLANRPVMLNYRLLEEYEDQLGQVRTETSL; encoded by the coding sequence ATGGCCAATCAACAGGAACGCGCCGTCATTGATTTAGTGATCAATGGCGAGCAGGCGAAGGCCTCGTTAAAGCAAATCAAGGCCGAGGCCATCGACGCCCGCAAGGAGTTCAACCGGATGGCTGAGGCTGACGATCCGGCTGCCTACGCCAAAAAAGCCGAGCAGGTTAAATTGCTGGAGAGCGCAGCCAGGTCGATGGGCGACCGGCTGAAGGAGACAGCTTCGGGCTGGCAGACGTTCCTCAAGGAAGGAGGCACGATCCTGGCCGGCGTGGCCGGTGGCAACATCGCCACCTGGGGGCTGGAAACGTTGGTCGGGCTGATTCCGATGGCGATCGACAAGTCGGTGAAACTGCGGGATCAGTTCGCTGACATCGCCAAAACGACCGGTATGGCCGATAGCGAGATTCAGGCCCTGAACAAAGATCTGAAAGACATCAACACCCGTACGCCCACCAAAGAGTTGCGCGATATGGCGGCTGTGGGTGGTCAGTTTGGGGTGGCCAAGGAGCAGATCAGCGGGTTTGTGAAAGCTACCGACATTGCCAACGTAGCGCTGGGCGATCAGTTCGAGAACGCCGAGGCCGTGGCCACCGAAATGACGGGCCTGCGGAACGTGCTCGGCGATATCAAAACCGACGACGTGGGCACCGACATGCTCCACATTGCCAACACCATCAACGCCCTGGAGTCAGCCGGGGCGGCGACCGCGCCGGTACTGGCCGACATGACCAGCCGGATCGGGGGCGTGGCCGTGCCGCTGGGGCTGACCTCCGCCCAGGTGCTGGGCCTGTCGGCGACGCTTCAGGAACTGAACGTAACGTCGGAACGGGGCAGCACGGCCGTGGTCGACATCCTGAATGGGATGGCCAAAGCGCCCGACGCCTTCGCCAAATATGCCCGCGCGGCCGATGGCACTACGCTCAGCACGAAGGAGTTTGCGCACCTGGTGAACACCGACATGATGGGCGCGCTGAGGGCCGTCATTAAAGGATTTGGCGAAGGCGACGCCACCGCCACCGGCATGGCCCACAAGCTCGACGAGATGGGCATGAACGGCAACGGCGTGATGGAAGTGTTCATGAAGCTGGCCAGCAACACCGATATGCTCGACAAACGCATCGGGCTGGCCCAGGATACCATTCTGTCGACGGATTCGGTCATGGGCGAGTTCAACAAAAAGAACTATGACCTAGCCGTGAACCTCAAGAAGCTCAGCGAGTGGTTCGGTGGTTTGTTGTCAAAATCCGGACTGCCGGGGTTTGCCGAGTGGCTGGTCACCGCCGCCACCAAAGTGCTGGGCCTGACCAGTGCCTCAGAGTCGTCTATGAAGGCCTTCGAAAGCCAGCGGGATAGCATCAAATCACTTCAGAAAGATACCGAGCCGTTGCTGAAACGCCACGATGAGCTAAAAGCGAAAACCAAGCTGACCACCACCGAGCAGCAGGAACTCGATAAGATTATCAAGGCCGTGGCCGGCAGTATTCCCCAGGCCGTGACTCAGTTCGATGCAATGGGTAACGCGATGGCCATCAGCACCGAGAAAGCCCGCGAGTACGTCAAGCAGCAGAAAGAGGTGCTCAAATACACTAACCGCCAGGCGATCGCCGATACGGATGAGGAGCTGACCAATGCGCGCTCTGGTCTTCAGTTTCTAATTAACAAACGGAAAGCCGGCAAGGAGGTCGTCGTGTCGAAGGGCAACAGCGGGAGCGTGCAGGAGCGGGTGTACACGACGGCCGAATTGCAGCAGCTCGACGCTGATATTGCCGCCAAAAACAAGGCGATCGCCGATCTGGAAACGCGCCGCTCCGGGCTGAGCGGGGATTATCTGGAGGAAAAAGAATCGACGCGCCGGCGCAATGAACGGCGTCAGCGCGTGGATCTGCTACCCAGTGCCAAATCGGCCCCTACCGAGGACACCTATACCGAGTCGGATCATGAACGAAAGGAGCGCGAAAAACGGGAGAAGAAGAGCCAGCGCGAGGCCAGAACGGTACAGAAAGAGCAGGAGACCTACGAAAAACTAGTTGAGGATGCCCTGGAGCGTCAGGCGAAGGGCCGTGATAAAACCTTCGAGCGGGAGCAATTGCAGTTTGGCGAACACTATGCGAAGCTGCTGAAGATGGCGGGTTCCAATAAGGAACGCCAGGCCGAGGTGCAGCAGTTGATGAGCGACGAGCTGACCCAGATCCAGCAGCGCGAAATCGATCGGAAAGAAAAGCTGGAGGAACAGAAGGCCGAGAAGGAACGAATCAAACAGGAAAAGCAACTGCGGGAACAGCGGGAATCCGACAAACGCAGCTATGACCTGGTGATGGGTGGTGTTGATCAGGAACACGAGGGGCGTCAGGGCAAACTGGGCCTGACCCCAGACGGTAAGATCAACGCCGCGCAGGATCTGCGCCTGCTGGAGCTTCAGGAGGAAGAAACGTACCTGAACGCCAAACTGCTGGTGCAACAGGCCTATTCGCAGGAGTCGGCCGACACCGAAGCGGCCCTAACGGAGAACCATAACCGGCAGGTTTGGCTGCGGGCCCAGGCCGAAAAGGATGCAAGCGACGCCATGCGCGAGGCGCAGTGGGCCGTGAACGAAGCCCGCCGGGAGGCTATGTCGCAGGGCCTGAGTGTGCTTCAATCGTTTCTGGGCCAGCACACCGTCGCCTATAAAGCGATGGTGGTGGCCATGAAAGCCTTCGCTATTGCGGAGATCATCGTCAACACCCAGCGGGAAATTTCCCAGATGTGGACCAACCGACCGCCGTATTACTGGCTGCTACCCGATCAGGGCGCCAGCATCCTGACGGCTCAGACGGTGGCCGCCAAGGTGCGCGCCGGCGTGGGCATCGGCACTATTGCCGCCCAGGGTGTGCAGGAGCTGGCCGCGCCGGGTACGGCCCTGGCTAAAAAAGATGATGGGGGCTTTACCGGCATTGCCGATCTGTACGGTGATCCGTCGGGTTTTTACAGCCAGCCCACGCGGGTCAACGCCGGCCGCCGCAGCTATATCGTCGGCGAGCGCCGGCGGGAGTTTATCATGGGTGGGGCCATGCTGGAAAATCCGGTGTTTGCCAACCTGGCGCTCGCGCTCGATGCCGTGCAGCGACGTGGCGATTATGCGCCCTTCGGTCAGATCATGGGCGAGCAGGCCCGCGCGGCGACGAGCGCACCGGCTGGCCCGGACTACGGCCCCCAGCTGCTGGCGATGAACGGACAGCTGAATCAGCTGCGGGCTGACATGACGGGCCTGGCTAACCGGCCCGTCATGCTGAACTACCGGCTGCTGGAGGAATACGAAGATCAACTCGGCCAGGTGCGTACTGAAACCAGTCTGTAG